From one Microbacterium aurum genomic stretch:
- a CDS encoding polyphosphate kinase 2 family protein: MTAKSQTNWSGDPVELLRAGEGFRLADVDPDATPGYTGGKKHGQVDLRAGADELGELQERLFAQSRIVADTPAVLLVLQAMDSAGKGGIVRHVVGSVDPQGVSLVAFKKPTPEELAHDFLWRIEKHVPDAGFIGVFDRSHYEDVLIGRVRSLASPEEIERRYGAIVDFEKRLTDRGVRIVKVMLHISPDEQKSRLMERLERPDKHWKYNPGDVDERQLWPAYMDAYQAVFERTSTPNAPWYVVPANAKWYARIAVQALLLDALEDIDPQWPAADFDVEAEKRRLAAT, encoded by the coding sequence ATGACTGCGAAGAGCCAGACGAACTGGAGCGGTGACCCCGTAGAGCTGCTGCGGGCGGGGGAGGGATTCCGGCTCGCCGACGTCGACCCCGACGCCACGCCCGGATACACCGGGGGCAAGAAGCACGGTCAGGTCGATCTTCGGGCCGGGGCGGATGAGCTCGGCGAGCTGCAGGAGCGCCTGTTCGCGCAGAGCCGCATCGTGGCGGACACCCCCGCGGTCCTGCTCGTGCTGCAGGCGATGGACTCCGCCGGCAAGGGCGGCATCGTCCGCCACGTCGTCGGCTCGGTCGATCCTCAGGGCGTCTCCCTCGTCGCGTTCAAGAAGCCCACGCCGGAAGAGCTCGCGCACGATTTCCTCTGGCGCATCGAGAAGCACGTGCCGGATGCCGGGTTCATCGGTGTCTTCGACCGCTCCCACTACGAGGACGTGCTGATCGGGCGGGTGCGGTCCCTCGCGTCCCCGGAGGAGATCGAGCGGCGCTACGGCGCGATCGTCGACTTCGAGAAGCGGCTCACCGACCGCGGCGTCCGCATCGTCAAGGTCATGCTGCACATCTCGCCCGACGAGCAGAAGTCCCGGCTGATGGAGCGGCTGGAGCGGCCGGACAAGCACTGGAAGTACAACCCCGGCGACGTCGATGAGCGCCAGCTGTGGCCGGCGTACATGGACGCCTACCAGGCGGTCTTCGAGCGGACCTCGACCCCGAACGCGCCGTGGTACGTGGTGCCCGCGAACGCGAAGTGGTACGCCCGCATCGCCGTGCAGGCACTGCTCCTCGACGCGCTCGAGGACATCGATCCGCAGTGGCCGGCCGCCGATTTCGACGTCGAGGCCGAGAAGCGCCGCCTCGCCGCCACCTGA
- a CDS encoding isochorismate synthase: MNAPTPSPARLRVVTREIAHVDDLLQYGDPADPLVWTRGGAWLVGVGRALTLTAHGAEVAGLAARWREVAAAAQVDDHVGVPGSGLVAFGALPFDAESAATAVLTVPLLTIGHRDGLTWATWVLPDAGAPDPEAPQTIGYGPHWSAAVGPGALTPDGYQDAVRQGLAAISAGEVSKVVLARDLVGTVPGHADLRRLVRSLASAYPDTWVYAVDGLIGASPETLVTVSGGQVTARVLAGTVARGANPDADRDAALALATSAKDLAEHGYAVRSLVDALTPHTSALAAAEQPFTLSLPNVWHLATDVEATTAAGTSALDLVGVLHPTAAVAGTPTDAAIAAIRRIEPFDRGRYAGPVGWVDGHGDGEWAIALRGAQFDLAGADPDGIRFTAHAGAGIVAGSDPEAEMLETRVKFRPIVDALA, encoded by the coding sequence GTGAACGCTCCCACCCCCAGCCCCGCCCGGCTGCGCGTGGTGACCCGCGAGATCGCGCACGTCGACGATCTGCTGCAGTACGGCGATCCCGCCGATCCCCTGGTGTGGACCCGCGGCGGCGCGTGGCTCGTCGGCGTCGGCCGCGCCCTCACCCTGACGGCGCACGGCGCCGAGGTCGCCGGTCTCGCGGCCCGCTGGCGCGAGGTCGCCGCGGCGGCGCAGGTGGACGACCACGTCGGCGTGCCGGGCTCGGGCCTCGTCGCCTTCGGCGCGCTGCCGTTCGACGCGGAGTCCGCGGCGACGGCCGTCCTCACCGTCCCCCTCCTGACGATCGGGCACCGCGACGGCCTCACCTGGGCCACGTGGGTGCTGCCGGATGCCGGGGCGCCCGATCCCGAGGCGCCTCAAACGATCGGCTACGGCCCGCACTGGTCCGCCGCGGTGGGCCCGGGCGCGCTGACGCCCGACGGGTATCAGGACGCCGTCCGGCAGGGGCTCGCCGCGATCTCGGCCGGCGAGGTCAGCAAGGTCGTCCTCGCCCGCGACCTCGTGGGCACGGTGCCCGGTCACGCCGACCTGCGGCGCCTCGTCCGCTCCCTCGCCTCGGCGTATCCCGACACGTGGGTGTACGCGGTCGACGGGCTCATCGGCGCGAGCCCCGAGACGCTCGTCACCGTCTCGGGCGGGCAGGTGACGGCGCGCGTCCTCGCCGGGACCGTCGCCCGCGGCGCGAACCCCGACGCCGACCGCGACGCGGCACTCGCCCTCGCCACGAGCGCGAAGGACCTCGCCGAGCACGGCTACGCGGTCCGCAGCCTCGTCGACGCGCTCACGCCGCACACGTCGGCGCTGGCCGCCGCCGAGCAGCCGTTCACCCTGTCGCTGCCGAACGTCTGGCACCTCGCCACCGACGTCGAGGCCACGACCGCCGCTGGCACCTCGGCGCTCGACCTCGTCGGGGTGCTGCACCCCACCGCAGCGGTCGCCGGGACCCCGACGGACGCCGCGATCGCCGCCATCCGCCGCATCGAGCCGTTCGACCGGGGGCGCTACGCGGGACCGGTCGGCTGGGTCGACGGGCACGGCGACGGCGAGTGGGCGATCGCGTTGCGCGGCGCACAGTTCGACCTCGCGGGGGCGGATCCGGACGGCATCCGCTTCACCGCGCACGCGGGCGCCGGGATCGTCGCCGGCAGCGACCCCGAAGCCGAGATGCTCGAGACCCGCGTGAAGTTCCGCCCGATCGTCGACGCCCTGGCCTAG
- a CDS encoding 1,4-dihydroxy-2-naphthoate polyprenyltransferase, which yields MAARTRKKKSPVTKRPHGNPQKAHVSRDPAHVTPPTLGDWIGAARLRTLPLAVSPVVLGTGAALVVDHEFHWVVALCCLIVAVAIQIGVNFANDYSDGIRGTDDHRVGPARLTASRKVKPRTVLIVALVFFGIAAAAGLAIVVRTGHWWMLLVGAACLVAAWFYTGGKRPYGYAGLGEVFVFVFFGLVATLGTAFVQSGVVPDEAWLVGVAAGLLACAVLLANNLRDIDQDRLAGKRTLTVRIGKRATQVLFTLFVLAPFGIVAVLALFYPLAWMALLALIPAACAILIVWTYRAPRELVVALGLTSLTSLALAGFLFWAFVG from the coding sequence GTGGCAGCCCGCACCCGCAAGAAGAAGTCTCCCGTCACCAAGCGCCCCCACGGCAACCCGCAGAAGGCGCACGTCTCGCGCGATCCCGCGCACGTGACCCCGCCCACCCTCGGGGACTGGATCGGCGCCGCGCGGCTGCGCACGCTGCCTCTCGCGGTCTCGCCCGTCGTGCTCGGCACCGGCGCGGCGCTCGTCGTCGACCACGAGTTCCACTGGGTCGTCGCGCTGTGCTGTCTGATCGTCGCCGTCGCGATCCAGATCGGCGTGAACTTCGCGAACGACTACAGCGACGGCATCCGCGGCACCGACGACCACCGCGTCGGCCCCGCGCGCCTGACCGCGAGCCGCAAGGTGAAGCCGCGCACCGTGCTCATCGTCGCGCTGGTGTTCTTCGGCATCGCCGCGGCGGCGGGTCTGGCGATCGTGGTGCGCACGGGGCACTGGTGGATGCTGCTGGTCGGCGCCGCGTGCCTCGTCGCGGCCTGGTTCTACACCGGCGGCAAGCGCCCGTACGGCTACGCGGGTCTCGGGGAGGTCTTCGTCTTCGTCTTCTTCGGGCTCGTCGCGACGCTCGGCACGGCGTTCGTGCAGTCCGGCGTCGTCCCCGACGAGGCGTGGCTGGTCGGCGTCGCCGCGGGGCTGCTGGCCTGCGCCGTGCTGCTGGCGAACAACCTGCGCGACATCGACCAGGATCGCCTGGCCGGCAAGCGGACGCTCACCGTCCGGATCGGAAAGCGCGCCACCCAGGTGCTGTTCACCCTGTTCGTGCTGGCGCCGTTCGGGATCGTCGCCGTGCTGGCGCTGTTCTACCCGCTCGCGTGGATGGCGCTGCTCGCCCTCATCCCCGCGGCGTGCGCGATCCTCATCGTGTGGACCTACCGCGCGCCGCGCGAGCTCGTGGTCGCGCTCGGGCTGACGTCGCTGACCTCGCTCGCGCTCGCCGGGTTCCTGTTCTGGGCGTTCGTCGGCTGA
- a CDS encoding ATP-binding cassette domain-containing protein: protein MTRGVTFRPAPLRAAAVLAAAFIAVRVLYRVLFHGADGTGPVVLPLPQWRLPPPFAHVVMFGPVTVDGLWDAAVSALPIALTILAFGALSALLDMPRLIARGARRGPLQGLARAVSIAWATLPSLADAVRAARFAQRLRGERGGVRLLAPVLEHTLERATAVAAALELRGYAGRELAGECRHPVALREAAAGFGTAGAAPVVTVPHFDLSPGTLTVLTGATGSGKTTLLRVLSGLHAHVDGGWTAGSVRVVGHDRGEVPPRDVARCVGVVLQHPRAAFATGRVADEIGLALELRGVARVLIDARVREVADRVGVTGLLDRDLRGLSAGEATLVAIAAAIVEQPILLLVDEPLADLDAAARERIVALLGALAHEAGICVVVAEHRADEFSGVADRWLTVDQAAVRAALPAETPRISAPEAPVPGSASGSASNPWSSGARTARAEPQGEPILERSGITVRHGDRVVVDAAALTLQRGEIAALRGPNGAGKSSLLVALATGAHATAIALVPDDSDALFVRDTVAAECRRVDRRHRLVPGTTAARFGELLSLAVSDPALTRRLHAHPRDLSAGERRCLAIVVQTAGAPGVLLLDEPTRGLDPDACGLVARAIVAQAEAGTAVLFATHDAAFAALADRELRMDAGVLAAVPAPALAPAPALTTSEICSSAEQAAAISPKKHRSPRDPEPAPRGKGPRRWHTPALVAANLAAAAAFLWPLIAIATPSHAQAAVPYIALSLAPLAVVLVLAALDASVRSAHTLALLAMLAAIGAAIRIASTGVGGVEALFVLLILAGRAYGARFGLLLGAASIALSALMWGGVGPWLPFQMFACGWVGAGAGLLPRRVRGIPEIVMLAAYVIVASYAFGLIMNMWFWPFAVGADTSISYVPGGSLGENLGNFLVYSLLTSTLSWDTLRAITTIIGLALVGRALLRSLRRAKPVATPTPSPAPLVVAVPHH, encoded by the coding sequence GTGACGCGCGGAGTGACGTTCCGGCCGGCACCGCTGCGCGCGGCCGCCGTGCTCGCGGCCGCCTTCATCGCGGTGCGCGTGCTGTACCGGGTGCTGTTCCACGGTGCCGACGGGACCGGGCCGGTGGTGCTGCCGCTGCCGCAATGGCGGCTGCCGCCGCCGTTCGCGCACGTCGTGATGTTCGGGCCGGTGACGGTGGACGGGCTGTGGGATGCCGCGGTCAGCGCCCTGCCGATCGCGCTGACGATTCTCGCGTTCGGTGCGCTCAGCGCGCTGCTGGACATGCCGCGGCTGATCGCGCGCGGCGCGCGGCGGGGACCGCTGCAGGGCCTCGCGCGCGCAGTGTCGATCGCGTGGGCGACGCTGCCCTCGCTCGCCGACGCCGTGCGCGCCGCGCGGTTCGCGCAGCGGCTGCGCGGCGAGCGCGGCGGCGTGCGGCTGCTCGCCCCCGTCCTGGAGCACACCCTGGAACGGGCGACCGCGGTCGCCGCAGCGCTCGAGCTGCGGGGGTACGCCGGGCGCGAGCTGGCGGGCGAGTGCCGGCATCCGGTCGCGCTGCGGGAGGCCGCCGCCGGGTTCGGAACGGCAGGCGCGGCACCGGTCGTGACCGTGCCGCACTTCGACCTCTCCCCCGGGACCCTCACCGTGCTGACCGGCGCCACGGGGTCGGGGAAGACGACGCTGCTGCGCGTGCTCAGCGGACTGCACGCGCACGTCGACGGCGGCTGGACCGCGGGGTCCGTGAGGGTCGTCGGGCACGACCGCGGCGAGGTGCCCCCGCGCGATGTGGCGCGATGCGTGGGCGTCGTGCTGCAGCATCCGCGTGCCGCGTTCGCGACGGGTCGCGTCGCGGACGAGATCGGCCTCGCGCTCGAGCTCCGCGGTGTCGCGCGCGTGCTGATCGACGCACGCGTGCGCGAGGTCGCCGACCGTGTCGGGGTGACGGGGCTGCTCGACCGCGATCTGCGGGGCCTGTCGGCCGGCGAGGCGACGCTCGTCGCGATCGCGGCGGCGATCGTCGAGCAGCCCATCCTGCTGCTCGTCGATGAGCCGCTCGCCGACCTCGACGCGGCCGCGCGCGAGCGAATCGTCGCGCTGCTCGGCGCGCTCGCGCACGAGGCCGGAATCTGCGTCGTGGTGGCCGAGCACCGCGCCGACGAGTTCTCCGGCGTGGCCGACCGGTGGCTGACGGTCGACCAGGCGGCCGTGCGCGCCGCGCTGCCCGCGGAAACTCCACGGATCTCGGCACCGGAAGCCCCCGTGCCCGGCTCTGCGTCCGGATCCGCATCGAATCCGTGGAGTTCTGGCGCGCGTACGGCGCGGGCCGAGCCGCAGGGTGAACCCATCCTGGAGCGCTCCGGCATCACGGTGAGACACGGCGACCGGGTGGTCGTCGATGCCGCCGCGCTCACGCTGCAGCGTGGCGAGATCGCCGCCCTGCGCGGCCCGAACGGCGCGGGCAAGTCGAGCCTGCTGGTGGCGCTCGCGACCGGCGCGCACGCGACGGCCATCGCCCTGGTCCCCGACGACAGCGACGCGCTGTTCGTGCGAGACACGGTCGCCGCCGAGTGCCGCCGCGTCGATCGACGTCACCGGCTCGTGCCCGGAACGACGGCGGCGCGGTTCGGCGAGCTGCTCAGCCTTGCGGTGTCGGATCCCGCGCTCACGCGGCGGCTGCACGCGCACCCACGCGACCTGTCGGCCGGCGAGCGCCGCTGTCTCGCGATCGTCGTGCAGACCGCGGGCGCGCCGGGGGTGCTGCTGCTCGACGAGCCGACGCGCGGACTCGACCCCGATGCCTGCGGCCTGGTCGCCCGCGCCATCGTCGCGCAGGCGGAGGCGGGAACCGCAGTGCTGTTCGCGACCCACGACGCCGCGTTCGCCGCCCTCGCGGATCGGGAGCTGCGGATGGATGCCGGGGTGCTCGCGGCTGTGCCCGCGCCCGCGCTCGCACCCGCACCCGCGCTCACAACTTCGGAGATCTGCAGTTCTGCGGAGCAAGCCGCGGCAATCTCTCCGAAGAAGCACAGATCTCCGCGCGACCCCGAACCCGCGCCGCGCGGGAAGGGTCCCCGCCGCTGGCACACGCCCGCGCTCGTCGCAGCGAACCTCGCCGCGGCGGCGGCGTTTCTCTGGCCGCTCATCGCGATCGCGACGCCCAGCCACGCGCAGGCCGCGGTACCTTACATCGCCCTCTCACTCGCACCGCTCGCCGTCGTGCTGGTGCTCGCGGCGCTCGACGCAAGCGTCCGGTCCGCCCACACGCTGGCGCTGCTGGCGATGCTCGCCGCGATCGGCGCGGCGATCCGTATCGCGAGCACCGGCGTCGGCGGCGTGGAAGCCCTGTTCGTGCTGCTGATCCTCGCGGGCCGCGCGTACGGCGCGCGGTTCGGGCTGCTGCTGGGCGCGGCATCCATCGCCCTCTCCGCCCTCATGTGGGGCGGGGTCGGACCGTGGCTGCCGTTCCAGATGTTCGCGTGCGGGTGGGTCGGCGCCGGCGCGGGCCTGCTCCCGCGGCGCGTCCGCGGCATCCCCGAGATCGTCATGCTCGCCGCCTACGTCATCGTCGCGTCGTACGCGTTCGGACTCATCATGAACATGTGGTTCTGGCCCTTCGCCGTCGGCGCCGACACCAGCATCTCGTACGTGCCCGGCGGCTCTCTCGGCGAGAACCTGGGCAACTTCCTCGTGTACTCGCTGCTGACCTCCACGCTCAGCTGGGACACCCTCCGCGCGATCACCACGATCATCGGCCTCGCGCTCGTCGGGCGGGCGCTGCTGCGGTCGTTGCGACGCGCGAAACCGGTGGCGACCCCGACCCCGTCACCCGCACCGCTGGTTGTGGCCGTCCCACATCACTGA
- the menD gene encoding 2-succinyl-5-enolpyruvyl-6-hydroxy-3-cyclohexene-1-carboxylic-acid synthase, with protein MTGHHAGRVPATDAAAALLGRLVELGVRHVVVSPGSRSQALALVAAQLEARGAISLHVRIDERVAGFTALGLGRESRLPAAVICTSGTAAANLLPAALEAHHAGVPLLLLTADRPPELRGVGANQTTRQPGMFAPSIRLEEDLPVPEEIDPDGTGEQSAMLRRVAEEAVAAALGAGTRQAGPVHLNLPYRDPLAGALPDWLGMPAVELPAPVAGPDEAGGEPVPEIEPSGALYQGGGGIGESNLPADSDVDPHVLERGPRTVVIAGADAGAAAEALAHAGGWPLIAEIVSGSRFGRNLVHGYRRLLGDPQLGGRIERAVVFGHPTLSREAVVVLSRPEVKVFAVRGPGEPLNLNGATIAVDAVRAAAGETDRDWFGAWMRASRAAAVDLAPPAPDAEGLASAVPHERLGAIAAELAVARAPIERVTLVDAVWRATWPHDRLLFASSRLVRAADEVLGGKKVPVHANRGLAGIDGTIATGMGIALASQAAGAAGVTRVLTGDLAFLHDVGALLLPPGEKPPRLQVIVGNDGGGTIFDGLEVAQVATPDAMERVLYTPQTVAIEHIAAAYGWTYTPVSTRAALDQALTSPAPGRQIVEVALAR; from the coding sequence ATGACCGGCCACCACGCCGGTCGCGTGCCGGCGACGGATGCCGCCGCGGCGCTCCTCGGCCGGCTCGTCGAACTGGGCGTGCGGCACGTCGTCGTGAGCCCCGGGTCGCGCTCGCAGGCGCTCGCGCTGGTCGCGGCACAGCTCGAGGCGCGCGGGGCGATCTCGCTGCACGTGCGCATCGACGAGCGGGTCGCCGGCTTCACGGCGCTCGGCCTCGGCCGGGAGTCGCGCCTGCCCGCGGCCGTCATCTGCACGTCGGGGACCGCGGCGGCGAACCTGCTGCCGGCGGCGCTCGAGGCGCACCACGCCGGGGTGCCCCTGCTGCTGCTGACCGCCGACCGGCCACCGGAGCTGCGCGGCGTCGGAGCGAACCAGACGACCCGCCAGCCCGGAATGTTCGCTCCCAGCATCCGTCTGGAGGAGGACCTGCCCGTCCCCGAGGAGATCGACCCCGACGGCACCGGCGAGCAGTCCGCCATGCTCCGCCGGGTCGCCGAGGAGGCCGTCGCCGCGGCGCTCGGCGCCGGCACCCGTCAGGCCGGACCGGTGCACCTCAACCTGCCGTACCGCGATCCGCTCGCCGGCGCGCTGCCGGACTGGCTCGGCATGCCCGCCGTCGAGCTGCCCGCGCCGGTCGCCGGTCCCGACGAAGCGGGCGGCGAGCCGGTGCCCGAGATCGAGCCCTCCGGCGCGCTGTACCAGGGCGGCGGCGGCATCGGCGAGTCGAATCTGCCCGCCGATTCCGACGTCGATCCGCACGTGCTCGAGCGCGGACCGCGCACGGTCGTCATCGCGGGGGCGGATGCCGGCGCCGCCGCCGAGGCGCTCGCCCACGCCGGCGGCTGGCCGCTGATCGCCGAGATCGTCAGCGGCTCCCGGTTCGGGCGCAACCTCGTCCACGGGTACCGCCGTCTGCTCGGCGACCCGCAGCTCGGCGGACGCATCGAACGCGCGGTCGTGTTCGGGCACCCGACGCTCAGCCGTGAGGCGGTCGTCGTGCTGTCGCGCCCCGAGGTGAAGGTCTTCGCGGTGCGCGGACCGGGAGAGCCCCTGAACCTCAACGGCGCGACGATCGCGGTCGATGCCGTCCGGGCGGCCGCCGGCGAGACGGACCGGGACTGGTTCGGGGCGTGGATGCGCGCCTCGCGTGCCGCCGCCGTCGACCTCGCCCCGCCCGCCCCGGATGCCGAGGGACTCGCGTCCGCGGTGCCGCACGAGCGGCTGGGGGCGATCGCGGCCGAGCTCGCGGTGGCGCGCGCGCCCATCGAGCGGGTGACGCTCGTCGACGCGGTGTGGCGGGCGACGTGGCCGCACGACCGGCTGCTGTTCGCCTCGTCGCGGCTCGTGCGGGCCGCCGACGAGGTGCTCGGCGGCAAGAAGGTGCCCGTGCACGCCAATCGCGGGCTCGCCGGCATCGACGGCACGATCGCGACGGGCATGGGGATCGCGCTGGCCAGTCAGGCCGCCGGCGCCGCCGGCGTCACGCGCGTGCTGACGGGCGACCTCGCGTTCCTGCATGACGTGGGCGCTCTGCTGCTGCCGCCCGGAGAGAAGCCGCCACGGCTGCAGGTCATCGTCGGAAACGACGGCGGCGGCACGATCTTCGACGGCCTCGAGGTCGCGCAGGTCGCGACCCCCGACGCCATGGAGCGCGTGCTGTACACGCCGCAGACGGTCGCGATCGAGCACATCGCCGCCGCGTACGGCTGGACCTACACGCCGGTGTCGACGCGCGCGGCGCTCGACCAGGCGCTGACCTCGCCGGCGCCCGGCCGCCAGATCGTCGAGGTCGCGCTGGCCCGGTGA
- a CDS encoding PLD nuclease N-terminal domain-containing protein, whose protein sequence is MVRVLLPLALLLIAFWVYSIVDCALQPPTRHRGVSKPVWLLIVVLIPVLGGILWFVVGRGRPRQQPRFRAPDDNPDFLGSIGSISDQDERIRRLEAELAALDAEDPSPDGPRDEDSRGDAGPRGSVG, encoded by the coding sequence GTGGTGCGCGTACTGCTGCCTCTGGCGCTGTTGCTGATCGCCTTCTGGGTGTACAGCATCGTCGACTGCGCCCTGCAGCCGCCCACCCGCCACCGCGGGGTGAGCAAGCCGGTGTGGCTGCTGATCGTGGTGCTGATCCCCGTGCTCGGCGGAATCCTCTGGTTCGTCGTGGGCCGTGGGCGCCCGCGCCAGCAGCCGCGGTTCCGCGCGCCCGATGACAACCCCGACTTCCTGGGGAGCATCGGCTCGATCAGCGACCAGGATGAGCGCATCCGCCGGCTGGAGGCGGAGCTGGCCGCCCTCGACGCCGAAGACCCCTCGCCCGACGGCCCCCGCGACGAGGACTCCCGCGGCGACGCCGGTCCCCGCGGCAGCGTCGGCTGA
- a CDS encoding 1,4-dihydroxy-2-naphthoyl-CoA synthase, whose translation MAPETVSELFDPSVWTLAPGADAYTDITAHVSLDGRIARIAFDRPEVRNAFRPHTVDELYRALDIARQDPKIGVVLLTGNGPSPKDGGWAFCSGGDQRIRGRDGYTYAADDATAPDSARAGRLHILEVQRLIRFMPKVVIAVIPGWAAGGGHSLHIVCDLSIASAEHGRFKQTDADVGSFDAGYGSAYMARQVGQKVAREVFFLAEEYSAQRAYEMGAVNRVVPHAELEREAVAVARTILGKSPTAIRMLKFAFNAVDDGMVGQQVFAGEATRLAYGTDEAVEGRDAFLQKRDPDWSPYPYHF comes from the coding sequence ATCGCGCCCGAGACCGTCTCCGAGCTGTTCGACCCGTCCGTGTGGACGCTCGCTCCCGGTGCGGATGCCTACACCGACATCACGGCCCACGTGTCGCTCGACGGGCGCATCGCCCGCATCGCATTCGACCGGCCCGAGGTGCGTAACGCCTTCCGCCCGCACACCGTCGACGAGCTCTACCGCGCCCTCGACATCGCGCGGCAGGACCCGAAGATCGGGGTGGTGCTCCTCACCGGCAACGGTCCGAGCCCGAAGGACGGCGGCTGGGCGTTCTGCTCCGGCGGCGACCAGCGCATCCGCGGGCGTGACGGGTACACGTACGCCGCCGACGACGCCACCGCCCCCGACAGCGCCCGCGCGGGCCGCCTGCACATCCTCGAGGTGCAGCGGCTCATCCGCTTCATGCCGAAGGTCGTCATCGCCGTCATCCCGGGCTGGGCGGCGGGCGGCGGGCATTCGCTGCACATCGTCTGCGACCTGTCGATCGCCTCCGCCGAGCACGGCCGTTTCAAGCAGACGGATGCCGACGTGGGCAGCTTCGACGCCGGCTACGGCTCCGCGTACATGGCTCGCCAGGTCGGGCAGAAGGTCGCCCGCGAGGTGTTCTTCCTCGCGGAGGAGTACTCCGCACAGCGCGCGTACGAGATGGGCGCGGTGAACCGGGTCGTGCCGCACGCCGAGCTCGAGCGCGAGGCGGTGGCTGTGGCGAGGACGATCCTCGGCAAGTCGCCGACGGCGATCCGGATGCTGAAGTTCGCCTTCAACGCGGTCGACGATGGGATGGTCGGCCAGCAGGTGTTCGCCGGGGAGGCGACACGGCTGGCGTACGGCACCGACGAGGCCGTCGAGGGTCGCGACGCGTTCCTGCAGAAGCGCGACCCGGACTGGTCGCCCTACCCCTACCACTTCTGA
- a CDS encoding DUF4229 domain-containing protein: MRVRSALLYTVLRLAAFLVPFGLMMLIPILREYYWLSAIFAALIGLSLSLLFLRRPLEDATAGLAERRTPRLSDEQVEDAAIDEPPAPTA; the protein is encoded by the coding sequence ATGCGTGTCCGCTCGGCCCTCCTCTACACCGTGCTGCGCCTGGCGGCGTTCCTGGTGCCGTTCGGGCTCATGATGCTGATCCCGATCCTGCGGGAGTACTACTGGCTGTCGGCGATCTTCGCCGCCCTCATCGGGCTCAGCCTGTCGCTGCTGTTTCTGCGGCGCCCGCTGGAGGACGCCACCGCCGGGCTCGCCGAGCGCCGCACACCTCGGCTCAGCGACGAGCAGGTCGAGGATGCTGCCATCGACGAGCCTCCGGCTCCCACCGCCTGA
- a CDS encoding AMP-binding protein produces MRLEPVDGADARAVLRGLRGAVLGAGPAIALGGRADVPAEVPAGTGVVVTTSGSTGFPKSVALSRSALTSSALATAERIGEGAWLLALPAGYIAGVQVLVRSLVAGHEPAILSGSFSAHAFTAAASAMASSDGGRRLPIYTSLVPAQLQTLLDDPDPATARALARFAAILVGGQALPPALAERAAAAGARIVRTYGSSETAGGCVYDGVPLRGVGIRTVDGEVQLSGPTLADGYLGEPERTAAAFVRDAGGTRWYRTGDTGAVVDGALRISGRIDNVIVSGGVNVSLDRVERIVRALPGLESAVVVPVPDDRWGQASVVVVATDAGDALLPVIRDAVAAEAGTPARPRGILHVPEIPLLPSGKPDRAALRALAGAESDTSRDT; encoded by the coding sequence ATGCGGCTCGAGCCCGTCGACGGGGCCGACGCCCGCGCGGTGCTGCGGGGTCTCCGCGGCGCGGTCCTGGGCGCGGGGCCGGCGATCGCCCTCGGCGGGCGCGCGGACGTGCCGGCCGAGGTGCCCGCGGGGACGGGGGTCGTCGTCACGACGTCGGGCTCGACGGGGTTTCCGAAGTCCGTCGCGCTCAGCCGGTCCGCCCTCACCTCCAGCGCCCTGGCCACCGCGGAGCGCATCGGCGAGGGCGCCTGGCTGCTCGCCCTGCCCGCCGGGTACATCGCCGGGGTGCAGGTGCTCGTGCGCTCACTGGTCGCAGGACATGAGCCCGCCATCCTCTCCGGATCGTTCTCCGCGCACGCCTTCACCGCGGCGGCCTCGGCGATGGCCTCGAGCGACGGCGGCCGCCGCCTGCCGATCTACACCTCGCTCGTGCCGGCGCAGCTGCAGACGCTGCTCGACGATCCCGACCCCGCGACGGCGCGCGCCCTCGCGCGCTTCGCGGCGATCCTCGTCGGCGGTCAGGCGCTGCCGCCCGCACTCGCGGAGCGCGCCGCCGCCGCGGGCGCGCGGATCGTCCGCACCTACGGGTCGAGCGAGACGGCCGGCGGCTGCGTCTACGACGGGGTGCCGCTGCGCGGCGTCGGCATCCGCACCGTCGACGGGGAGGTGCAGCTGTCCGGCCCCACGCTCGCCGACGGCTACCTCGGTGAGCCGGAGCGCACCGCTGCCGCGTTCGTCCGAGACGCGGGCGGCACCCGCTGGTATCGCACCGGCGACACCGGCGCCGTCGTCGACGGTGCGCTGCGCATCAGCGGCCGCATCGACAACGTCATCGTCTCGGGCGGCGTCAACGTCTCCCTCGACCGCGTCGAGCGCATCGTCCGCGCCCTCCCGGGTCTGGAGTCCGCCGTCGTCGTGCCGGTGCCGGACGACCGGTGGGGCCAGGCTTCGGTGGTGGTCGTGGCGACGGATGCCGGGGACGCCCTCCTCCCCGTGATCCGCGACGCCGTGGCGGCGGAGGCCGGCACGCCCGCGCGGCCCCGCGGCATCCTGCACGTGCCGGAGATCCCCCTCCTTCCCAGCGGCAAGCCCGACCGGGCCGCTCTCCGCGCGCTCGCCGGTGCCGAATCGGACACGTCGCGCGACACGTGA